From a single Phragmites australis chromosome 7, lpPhrAust1.1, whole genome shotgun sequence genomic region:
- the LOC133925139 gene encoding G-type lectin S-receptor-like serine/threonine-protein kinase SD2-5, with product MSAAVAIISSVSAAATVVVMIVLIRRCRVVRKKMKKKIVAKVMKEIDRRNSELQTFKPVEDVVIEVGPVEEFLNEILNEKPMRFSSEQLAACTRNYSSELGSGGFGVVYKGELPNGLAVAVKVLKVSMNKKVQEGFMAEIGTIGRTYHVHLVRLYGFCFDRDTKALVYEFLENGSLDKYLYGDEESTATRLEWRTLHSIAVGTAKGIRYLHEECQQRIVHYDIKPANILLTADFTPKVADFGLARLGERENTHMSLTGGRGTPGYAAPELWMALPATEKCDVYSFGMVLFEILGRRRNYDACQGESREWFPRWVWEKYEQGDMECILLDAKIGEADREKAHMMCKVALWCVQFQPSARPTMSSVVRMLEGEMAIVPPVNPFHYVMHSGGGSTSSGMWSGTYLSSRDTAGRDSELSVSPAAKSTDAIIEDVESTDASKK from the exons ATGTCGGCTGCTGTTGCAATAA TATCCTCAGTCTCTGCAGCCGCGACAGTAGTAGTAATGATTGTTCTGATCAGACGATGCCGTGTcgtgaggaagaagatgaagaagaagatcgTAGCCAAAGTCATGAAGGAGATAGATAGAAGGAACAGCGAGCTGCAAACTTTCAAACCTGTGGAAGACGTGGTGATCGAGGTCGGACCGGTCGAGGAGTTCCTCAACGAGATACTCAATGAGAAGCCGATGCGTTTCAGCTCGGAGCAGCTGGCTGCCTGCACCCGGAACTACTCGTCGGAGCTGGGGTCCGGCGGCTTCGGCGTGGTCTACAAGGGCGAGCTGCCGAACGGCTTGGCGGTGGCGGTGAAGGTCTTGAAGGTGTCCATGAACAAGAAGGTCCAGGAGGGGTTCATGGCGGAGATCGGCACCATCGGCCGGACGTACCACGTGCACCTCGTCCGGCTCTACGGCTTCTGCTTCGACAGGGACACTAAGGCGCTGGTCTACGAGTTCTTGGAGAACGGTTCACTCGATAAGTACCTCTACGGCGACGAGGAGAGCACGGCGACGAGGCTGGAGTGGAGGACGCTGCACAGCATCGCCGTCGGCACGGCGAAGGGGATCCGGTACCTGCACGAGGAGTGCCAGCAGAGGATCGTGCACTACGACATCAAGCCGGCCAACATCCTCCTCACCGCCGACTTCACCCCAAAGGTGGCCGACTTCGGGCTGGCTCGGCTGGGCGAGCGCGAGAACACGCACATGTCGCTCACCGGCGGGCGCGGGACGCCCGGGTACGCGGCTCCGGAGCTGTGGATGGCGCTGCCGGCCACCGAGAAGtgcgacgtgtacagcttcggtATGGTGCTGTTCGAGATCCTGGGGCGGCGCCGGAACTATGACGCCTGCCAGGGCGAGAGCCGGGAGTGGTTCCCCAGGTGGGTATGGGAAAAGTACGAACAGGGCGACATGGAGTGCATCCTGCTCGACGCCAAGATCGGGGAGGCGGACAGAGAGAAAGCGCATATGATGTGCAAGGTGGCGTTGTGGTGCGTGCAGTTCCAGCCGTCTGCGCGGCCGACGATGAGCAGCGTGGTGCGGATGCTGGAGGGGGAGATGGCCATCGTCCCGCCGGTGAACCCTTTCCACTACGTGATGcacagcggcggcggctcaaCTAGCTCGGGGATGTGGAGCGGCACGTACCTGAGCAGCAGGGACACCGCCGGCAGAGACAGTGAGCTCTCAGTAAGTCCTGCTGCCAAGTCGACTGACGCGATAATTGAAGATGTCGAGTCGACGGATGCGTCGAAGAAATAG
- the LOC133925140 gene encoding protein KAKU4-like isoform X1, which produces MASLFGTRRRRSPEDDGEGDRSGSGRVQRRRLSPEEDAASPAEGATGTSPGWLSSFVYGARRVFSSVLLFSSPEEAASEEEEDDDGEDANGLSSDENEDIHDNRGAIVPYSESKLAIEQMVMKETFSRDECDKMIELIKSRVKDSMFPDVCEYGTPKEIPSRNAGIGHDFTGAWRSLSRDRNFPELVPFSSMRPGSFSPGSPLQASPELCTAAVTEAKKWLEEKRQGLGLKPEDNGPCTLNTDVFSSGFDSDMGSPVDLAKSYMQSLPPRQSPYLGSQKFNTSPSGGIHFYDDEGKSKYSISSSKVTMKEDYLSNFWANLEESRRARMGSSGGSADASKFRHYDSTSILFENDTSIFSLGTDEKVGEPAQTNNGSGKIAATEPVSGCSIPTTPTEDGNDGIVEPVDPARDNGNAPQEYHAASELHPDKVAEGNNMSPTSVTKDATGHSDVKAPIAEPQIGESHINSASGFRTKDADPPIQTSMNGSTNKTSANGLLDQSNANSGLESSRNDNPSCTNSSSAVPPISKDLTESAADAADVDSVENGTRMNPKKTAKGASEPSYVRRGRKRVARGTRGRGK; this is translated from the exons ATGGCGTCCCTCTTCGGGACTCGCCGCCGGCGATCGCCGGAGGATGACGGCGAGGGCGACAGATCCGGTTCGGGGCGGgtccagcgccgccgcctctcgcCGGAGGAGGATGCGGCGTCGCCGGCGGAGGGGGCGACGGGGACTAGCCCCGGGTGGCTCTCCAGCTTCGTCTACGGGGCGAGGAGGGTATTTTCTTCCGTGTTGTTGTTCTCCTCGCCTGAGGAGGCGgcctcggaggaggaggaagacgacgacggCGAAGACGCTAACGGCTTGAGCTCCG ATGAGAATGAAGATATTCATGACAATCGTGGAGCGATAGTTCCTTATAGCGAGTCAAAGCTTGCTATTGAGCAAATGGTTATGAAGGAAACATTTTCAAG GGATGAATGTGATAAGATGATAGAACTAATAAAATCACGTGTTAAAGATTCTATGTTTCCTGACGTTTGTGAGTATGGAACGCCAAAAGAAATCCCAAGTAGGAATGCAGGCATTGGCCATGACTTCACAGGAGCTTGGCGCTCCTTGAGCCGTGATCGGAATTTCCCTGAATTAGTTCCATTCTCTAGTATGAGACCTGGTAGTTTTTCTCCTGGCTCTCCTCTCCAAGCATCACCTGAGCTATGCACTGCAGCAGTTACGGAAGCAAAGAAATGGTTGGAAGAGAAAAGGCAGGGACTAGGCCTAAAGCCTGAAGACAATGGACCATGCACATTAAACACTGATGTATTTAGTTCT GGCTTCGACTCTGACATGGGTTCTCCAGTTGACTTAGCGAAATCATACATGCAGTCGTTACCTCCTAGGCAGTCCCCATACTTAGGCAGTCAGAAGTTTAACACATCACCCTCTGGTGGGATACATTTTTATGATGATGAAGGAAAGTCCAAATACTCTATCTCGTCATCAAAG GTTACTATGAAGGAAGACTACCTTTCCAACTTTTGGGCAAACTTGGAGGAATCACGAAGAGCTCGCATGGGATCTTCGGGAGGTTCTGCAGATGCTTCTAAATTCAGGCATTATGATTCTACGTCCATATTATTTGAGAATGATACCTCTATATTCTCATTGGGTACTGATGAGAAAGTTGGAGAGCCTGCCCAAACTAATAATG GTTCTGGTAAAATTGCAGCAACAGAACCTGTCAGTGGGTGCTCCATACCTACCACACCAACTGAAGATGGAAATGAT GGTATTGTTGAGCCTGTGGACCCTGCAAGGGACAATGGGAATGCACCTCAAGAATACCATGCTGCATCCGAACTTCATCCCG ATAAGGTAGCAGAGGGGAACAATATGTCTCCCACAAG TGTTACTAAGGATGCTACTGGCCACAGTGATGTTAAAGCTCCCATAGCAGAACCGCAAATAGGGGAATCACATATCAACTCAGCTTCAG GGTTCAGAACAAAGGATGCAGATCCCCCAATTCAGACTAGCATGAATGGGTCGACCAATAAAACATCTGCCAACGG TCTTCTGGATCAATCAAACGCTAACTCGGGGCTAGAATCTTCACGCAATGATAATCCCAGTTGCACTAACTCAAGCAGTGCTGTGCCACCCATCAGTAAGGACTTAACTGAGTCTGCAGCTGATGCTGCTGATGTTGATTCTGTCGAGAATGGCACGAGAATGAATCCAAAAAAAACAGCTAAGGGAGCCTCGGAACCATCCTATGTTCGGCGAGGACGGAAAAGGGTGGCACGAGGCACAAGAGGAAGAGGGAAGTAA
- the LOC133925140 gene encoding protein KAKU4-like isoform X3: MASLFGTRRRRSPEDDGEGDRSGSGRVQRRRLSPEEDAASPAEGATGTSPGWLSSFVYGARRVFSSVLLFSSPEEAASEEEEDDDGEDANGLSSDENEDIHDNRGAIVPYSESKLAIEQMVMKETFSRDECDKMIELIKSRVKDSMFPDVCEYGTPKEIPSRNAGIGHDFTGAWRSLSRDRNFPELVPFSSMRPGSFSPGSPLQASPELCTAAVTEAKKWLEEKRQGLGLKPEDNGPCTLNTDVFSSGFDSDMGSPVDLAKSYMQSLPPRQSPYLGSQKFNTSPSGGIHFYDDEGKSKYSISSSKVTMKEDYLSNFWANLEESRRARMGSSGGSADASKFRHYDSTSILFENDTSIFSLGTDEKVGEPAQTNNGSGKIAATEPVSGCSIPTTPTEDGNDGIVEPVDPARDNGNAPQEYHAASELHPDKVAEGNNMSPTSDVKAPIAEPQIGESHINSASGFRTKDADPPIQTSMNGSTNKTSANGLLDQSNANSGLESSRNDNPSCTNSSSAVPPISKDLTESAADAADVDSVENGTRMNPKKTAKGASEPSYVRRGRKRVARGTRGRGK; the protein is encoded by the exons ATGGCGTCCCTCTTCGGGACTCGCCGCCGGCGATCGCCGGAGGATGACGGCGAGGGCGACAGATCCGGTTCGGGGCGGgtccagcgccgccgcctctcgcCGGAGGAGGATGCGGCGTCGCCGGCGGAGGGGGCGACGGGGACTAGCCCCGGGTGGCTCTCCAGCTTCGTCTACGGGGCGAGGAGGGTATTTTCTTCCGTGTTGTTGTTCTCCTCGCCTGAGGAGGCGgcctcggaggaggaggaagacgacgacggCGAAGACGCTAACGGCTTGAGCTCCG ATGAGAATGAAGATATTCATGACAATCGTGGAGCGATAGTTCCTTATAGCGAGTCAAAGCTTGCTATTGAGCAAATGGTTATGAAGGAAACATTTTCAAG GGATGAATGTGATAAGATGATAGAACTAATAAAATCACGTGTTAAAGATTCTATGTTTCCTGACGTTTGTGAGTATGGAACGCCAAAAGAAATCCCAAGTAGGAATGCAGGCATTGGCCATGACTTCACAGGAGCTTGGCGCTCCTTGAGCCGTGATCGGAATTTCCCTGAATTAGTTCCATTCTCTAGTATGAGACCTGGTAGTTTTTCTCCTGGCTCTCCTCTCCAAGCATCACCTGAGCTATGCACTGCAGCAGTTACGGAAGCAAAGAAATGGTTGGAAGAGAAAAGGCAGGGACTAGGCCTAAAGCCTGAAGACAATGGACCATGCACATTAAACACTGATGTATTTAGTTCT GGCTTCGACTCTGACATGGGTTCTCCAGTTGACTTAGCGAAATCATACATGCAGTCGTTACCTCCTAGGCAGTCCCCATACTTAGGCAGTCAGAAGTTTAACACATCACCCTCTGGTGGGATACATTTTTATGATGATGAAGGAAAGTCCAAATACTCTATCTCGTCATCAAAG GTTACTATGAAGGAAGACTACCTTTCCAACTTTTGGGCAAACTTGGAGGAATCACGAAGAGCTCGCATGGGATCTTCGGGAGGTTCTGCAGATGCTTCTAAATTCAGGCATTATGATTCTACGTCCATATTATTTGAGAATGATACCTCTATATTCTCATTGGGTACTGATGAGAAAGTTGGAGAGCCTGCCCAAACTAATAATG GTTCTGGTAAAATTGCAGCAACAGAACCTGTCAGTGGGTGCTCCATACCTACCACACCAACTGAAGATGGAAATGAT GGTATTGTTGAGCCTGTGGACCCTGCAAGGGACAATGGGAATGCACCTCAAGAATACCATGCTGCATCCGAACTTCATCCCG ATAAGGTAGCAGAGGGGAACAATATGTCTCCCACAAG TGATGTTAAAGCTCCCATAGCAGAACCGCAAATAGGGGAATCACATATCAACTCAGCTTCAG GGTTCAGAACAAAGGATGCAGATCCCCCAATTCAGACTAGCATGAATGGGTCGACCAATAAAACATCTGCCAACGG TCTTCTGGATCAATCAAACGCTAACTCGGGGCTAGAATCTTCACGCAATGATAATCCCAGTTGCACTAACTCAAGCAGTGCTGTGCCACCCATCAGTAAGGACTTAACTGAGTCTGCAGCTGATGCTGCTGATGTTGATTCTGTCGAGAATGGCACGAGAATGAATCCAAAAAAAACAGCTAAGGGAGCCTCGGAACCATCCTATGTTCGGCGAGGACGGAAAAGGGTGGCACGAGGCACAAGAGGAAGAGGGAAGTAA
- the LOC133925140 gene encoding protein KAKU4-like isoform X2: MASLFGTRRRRSPEDDGEGDRSGSGRVQRRRLSPEEDAASPAEGATGTSPGWLSSFVYGARRVFSSVLLFSSPEEAASEEEEDDDGEDANGLSSDENEDIHDNRGAIVPYSESKLAIEQMVMKETFSRDECDKMIELIKSRVKDSMFPDVCEYGTPKEIPSRNAGIGHDFTGAWRSLSRDRNFPELVPFSSMRPGSFSPGSPLQASPELCTAAVTEAKKWLEEKRQGLGLKPEDNGPCTLNTDVFSSGFDSDMGSPVDLAKSYMQSLPPRQSPYLGSQKFNTSPSGGIHFYDDEGKSKYSISSSKVTMKEDYLSNFWANLEESRRARMGSSGGSADASKFRHYDSTSILFENDTSIFSLGTDEKVGEPAQTNNATEPVSGCSIPTTPTEDGNDGIVEPVDPARDNGNAPQEYHAASELHPDKVAEGNNMSPTSVTKDATGHSDVKAPIAEPQIGESHINSASGFRTKDADPPIQTSMNGSTNKTSANGLLDQSNANSGLESSRNDNPSCTNSSSAVPPISKDLTESAADAADVDSVENGTRMNPKKTAKGASEPSYVRRGRKRVARGTRGRGK; this comes from the exons ATGGCGTCCCTCTTCGGGACTCGCCGCCGGCGATCGCCGGAGGATGACGGCGAGGGCGACAGATCCGGTTCGGGGCGGgtccagcgccgccgcctctcgcCGGAGGAGGATGCGGCGTCGCCGGCGGAGGGGGCGACGGGGACTAGCCCCGGGTGGCTCTCCAGCTTCGTCTACGGGGCGAGGAGGGTATTTTCTTCCGTGTTGTTGTTCTCCTCGCCTGAGGAGGCGgcctcggaggaggaggaagacgacgacggCGAAGACGCTAACGGCTTGAGCTCCG ATGAGAATGAAGATATTCATGACAATCGTGGAGCGATAGTTCCTTATAGCGAGTCAAAGCTTGCTATTGAGCAAATGGTTATGAAGGAAACATTTTCAAG GGATGAATGTGATAAGATGATAGAACTAATAAAATCACGTGTTAAAGATTCTATGTTTCCTGACGTTTGTGAGTATGGAACGCCAAAAGAAATCCCAAGTAGGAATGCAGGCATTGGCCATGACTTCACAGGAGCTTGGCGCTCCTTGAGCCGTGATCGGAATTTCCCTGAATTAGTTCCATTCTCTAGTATGAGACCTGGTAGTTTTTCTCCTGGCTCTCCTCTCCAAGCATCACCTGAGCTATGCACTGCAGCAGTTACGGAAGCAAAGAAATGGTTGGAAGAGAAAAGGCAGGGACTAGGCCTAAAGCCTGAAGACAATGGACCATGCACATTAAACACTGATGTATTTAGTTCT GGCTTCGACTCTGACATGGGTTCTCCAGTTGACTTAGCGAAATCATACATGCAGTCGTTACCTCCTAGGCAGTCCCCATACTTAGGCAGTCAGAAGTTTAACACATCACCCTCTGGTGGGATACATTTTTATGATGATGAAGGAAAGTCCAAATACTCTATCTCGTCATCAAAG GTTACTATGAAGGAAGACTACCTTTCCAACTTTTGGGCAAACTTGGAGGAATCACGAAGAGCTCGCATGGGATCTTCGGGAGGTTCTGCAGATGCTTCTAAATTCAGGCATTATGATTCTACGTCCATATTATTTGAGAATGATACCTCTATATTCTCATTGGGTACTGATGAGAAAGTTGGAGAGCCTGCCCAAACTAATAATG CAACAGAACCTGTCAGTGGGTGCTCCATACCTACCACACCAACTGAAGATGGAAATGAT GGTATTGTTGAGCCTGTGGACCCTGCAAGGGACAATGGGAATGCACCTCAAGAATACCATGCTGCATCCGAACTTCATCCCG ATAAGGTAGCAGAGGGGAACAATATGTCTCCCACAAG TGTTACTAAGGATGCTACTGGCCACAGTGATGTTAAAGCTCCCATAGCAGAACCGCAAATAGGGGAATCACATATCAACTCAGCTTCAG GGTTCAGAACAAAGGATGCAGATCCCCCAATTCAGACTAGCATGAATGGGTCGACCAATAAAACATCTGCCAACGG TCTTCTGGATCAATCAAACGCTAACTCGGGGCTAGAATCTTCACGCAATGATAATCCCAGTTGCACTAACTCAAGCAGTGCTGTGCCACCCATCAGTAAGGACTTAACTGAGTCTGCAGCTGATGCTGCTGATGTTGATTCTGTCGAGAATGGCACGAGAATGAATCCAAAAAAAACAGCTAAGGGAGCCTCGGAACCATCCTATGTTCGGCGAGGACGGAAAAGGGTGGCACGAGGCACAAGAGGAAGAGGGAAGTAA
- the LOC133923694 gene encoding ethylene-responsive transcription factor ERF003-like, whose product MPKLQRFRGVRQRHWGSWVSEIRHPLLKTRIWLGTYETAEDAARAYDEAARLMSGPVARTNFPLTGSGGSGGTLSPTLRAKLEKCCTASAPAQDGANVSRTGGGDGSGVRRDNEDAKGDHGGGGEEYIEEMIRELTYYGSVEIHHPTSTSVAAPCSSSVIR is encoded by the exons ATGCCGAAGCTGCAGAGGTTCAGAGGAGTGAGGCAGAGGCACTGGGGCTCCTGGGTCTCCGAGATCCGCCACCCACTCCT GAAGACGAGGATCTGGCTGGGCACGTACGAGACGGCGGAGGACGCGGCGCGGGCGTACGACGAGGCGGCGCGGCTGATGAGCGGGCCCGTGGCGCGCACCAACTTCCCCCTGACCGGCAGCGGCGGCTCGGGCGGCACCCTCTCCCCTACGCTGCGCGCGAAGCTGGAGAAATGCTGCACGGCGTCGGCACCGGCGCAGGACGGCGCGAACGTGTCAAGAACGGGGGGAGGAGATGGCAGCGGCGTCCGCCGGGACAACGAGGATGCGAAAGGtgaccacggcggcggcggcgaggagtaCATCGAGGAGATGATCAGGGAGCTCACGTACTACGGCTCCGTGGAGATACATCatcccacctccacctccgtcGCCGCGCCCTGTTCGAGCTCGGTGATTAGGTGA